From Deltaproteobacteria bacterium:
ATATTATCAAAAACGCCATGGAGGCAATGCCTGAAGGTGGTTGCCTCGCAATTAAGACTTACAAGAATCGAGAGGCTACTATTGAGATTAGCGATACTGGAAAAGGCATTTCGCAAGATGCCTCAGACAAGGTATTCAATCCCTTTTTCACCACAAGAAAAGAAGGCACAGGCTTGGGGCTTTCCATTTGTCATAAGATTATTACTGCCCATCAAGGTACAATTTTCATTAGTAGTGAAGGTGTAAACAAAGGCACTAATGTAGTCATTCGGTTGCCCCTTGTTGCCAACCAGCCGACATAAAAGTGGAAAACGTAGGGAGAGTCATAGCTCATAACATCCAAAACCCTCGCCAGCAAGAGGGAAAGGATATCTGCCTCATAGCTGTTGTTTTTAACCAGGAATAGGACGGTGCCAACAATGTCAAAAAAGAGGGATTGGGGGAGAGGGGAAGGTGACAAGGACTAAAATCGGCCTGGCCTTGGGTGGTGGGGCGAGGGGCCTCGCCCATGTGGGGGTCTTACAGGTGTTAGAAATGGTCCCTGTACCTGC
This genomic window contains:
- a CDS encoding histidine kinase, with protein sequence IIKNAMEAMPEGGCLAIKTYKNREATIEISDTGKGISQDASDKVFNPFFTTRKEGTGLGLSICHKIITAHQGTIFISSEGVNKGTNVVIRLPLVANQPT